The following are encoded together in the Poseidonibacter lekithochrous genome:
- a CDS encoding LysE family translocator, whose amino-acid sequence MSQTIFLAMFSFSLAMSITPGPVNIMIVTSGINHGFTKTFSFISGATIGFTLLLILIALGLSSIYEQYTDVFLILEIFGALFICYMGYKIANSKASLEVKDEDLKYLKFHEGFLLQWLNPKAWIASISGVSMFSQSKTALIVFVCIYFFVCYMSLSFWGVLGQKATRFFSTNKRLQGFNILMGSILIFSALSIIITNFYTKY is encoded by the coding sequence ATGTCACAAACTATTTTTTTAGCAATGTTTTCTTTTTCTCTTGCTATGTCAATAACCCCAGGACCTGTAAATATTATGATTGTAACTTCAGGTATTAATCATGGCTTTACAAAAACTTTCTCATTTATTTCTGGGGCAACTATAGGATTTACATTACTTTTAATACTAATTGCACTTGGTTTATCTTCAATATATGAACAATATACAGATGTTTTTTTAATTTTAGAAATTTTTGGTGCTTTATTTATTTGTTATATGGGATATAAAATTGCAAACTCAAAAGCTTCTTTGGAAGTCAAAGATGAAGATTTGAAATATCTTAAGTTCCATGAAGGTTTTTTATTACAATGGCTTAATCCGAAAGCTTGGATAGCGTCAATCTCAGGTGTTTCAATGTTTTCCCAAAGTAAAACAGCTTTGATTGTTTTTGTATGTATTTATTTTTTTGTATGTTATATGTCTTTATCTTTTTGGGGTGTCTTAGGGCAAAAAGCAACACGTTTTTTTAGTACAAATAAACGATTGCAAGGTTTTAATATACTTATGGGAAGTATCCTTATTTTTTCTGCCCTTTCAATAATAATAACAAATTTTTATACAAAATATTAG
- a CDS encoding AraC family transcriptional regulator yields MQKTFTKIFKDENLPFLELRHSNSNLHYKKHFHDTFSLGVNKKGISKYFNSGKEYILKENGLSIINPKAVHSCNSCSEELNEYYMLYLDVNWCMNIQKLINKDVNTFIEIPSYFIDNEEFYLEYTTLCAYLFEEHDSCDKEDVVIGFFLKFFALFLEDSRLKIYDEKFEKIINYLDTNYKENITLEELANKFELNSFYIIRLFKSQMNLTPRAYLLNRKINKSKELLQEGFSIVDTALECGFFDQSHFHKNFLKIVAVTPKDYKLNFLQ; encoded by the coding sequence ATGCAAAAAACATTTACTAAAATCTTTAAAGATGAAAACTTACCTTTTTTAGAATTAAGACACTCGAATTCTAATCTTCATTATAAAAAACATTTCCATGATACTTTTTCTTTAGGTGTTAATAAAAAAGGAATTAGCAAGTATTTTAATAGTGGAAAAGAGTATATATTAAAAGAAAATGGTTTAAGTATCATAAACCCTAAAGCAGTTCACTCTTGTAATTCATGTAGTGAGGAACTTAATGAGTATTATATGCTTTATTTAGATGTAAATTGGTGTATGAATATTCAAAAACTAATTAATAAAGATGTTAATACTTTCATTGAAATACCAAGTTATTTCATAGATAATGAAGAGTTTTATCTTGAATATACAACTTTATGTGCCTATCTTTTTGAAGAACATGATTCTTGTGATAAAGAAGATGTTGTAATTGGTTTCTTTCTTAAATTCTTTGCTCTTTTTTTAGAAGATTCAAGATTGAAAATTTATGATGAAAAGTTTGAGAAAATAATTAACTATTTGGATACTAATTATAAAGAAAATATTACATTAGAAGAGTTAGCTAATAAATTTGAATTAAATAGTTTTTATATTATAAGGCTTTTTAAATCTCAGATGAATTTAACCCCAAGAGCTTATTTACTTAATAGGAAAATAAACAAATCAAAAGAGTTGTTACAAGAGGGGTTTTCAATAGTTGATACAGCCTTAGAATGTGGATTTTTTGATCAAAGTCATTTTCATAAAAACTTTTTAAAAATCGTTGCAGTAACACCAAAAGATTATAAACTCAATTTTTTACAATAA
- a CDS encoding AraC family transcriptional regulator, whose translation MKKTTKDEYIQNVYKVIFYIEENCNEELSLEDLAKVASFSKYHFHRIFKHIIGQSLADYIRMVRLQNSAKSFKSKKKITDIALEHGYETNASFSKAFKKHFGVSPRDFALKVKEKKGEVMLEAKYIEFDDIEVLSVRGVGAYVETAPKVAEVLMKFAYTQKIKFKKNLMGKEARCFGIAHDDPKVTDENKIRFDMCITWDDKSVKPEGEVVPNIIKGGKYAQFLHIGPYENLTKTYEQITSWILENEITLRNTPFFEEYLNRDPRRTKPENLKTLIHIPIS comes from the coding sequence ATGAAGAAAACAACAAAAGATGAATACATACAAAATGTTTATAAGGTGATATTTTATATTGAAGAAAATTGTAATGAAGAGTTAAGTCTAGAAGATTTAGCAAAGGTTGCAAGTTTTTCAAAATATCATTTTCATCGAATATTCAAACACATCATTGGGCAAAGTCTTGCTGATTATATAAGAATGGTAAGACTGCAGAATTCCGCAAAGTCTTTTAAATCAAAAAAGAAAATTACAGATATTGCACTTGAACATGGTTATGAAACTAATGCCTCTTTTTCAAAAGCTTTCAAAAAACATTTTGGAGTAAGTCCTAGGGATTTTGCTTTGAAAGTAAAAGAAAAAAAAGGTGAAGTTATGTTAGAAGCGAAATATATAGAGTTTGATGATATTGAAGTTTTAAGTGTTAGAGGAGTAGGGGCTTATGTAGAGACTGCACCTAAAGTTGCAGAAGTTTTAATGAAATTTGCATATACACAAAAAATTAAATTCAAAAAGAACTTAATGGGCAAAGAAGCTAGATGTTTTGGAATTGCACATGATGATCCAAAAGTTACAGATGAAAATAAAATCAGATTTGATATGTGTATTACTTGGGATGATAAAAGCGTAAAACCTGAAGGGGAAGTCGTTCCTAATATTATAAAAGGTGGAAAATATGCCCAGTTTTTACATATAGGACCTTATGAAAATTTAACAAAAACTTACGAACAAATTACTTCATGGATACTGGAAAATGAAATAACTCTAAGAAACACACCATTTTTTGAAGAGTATCTAAATCGAGATCCAAGACGTACAAAACCAGAAAATCTAAAAACACTAATTCATATTCCAATTTCATAA
- a CDS encoding ribonuclease HI, translating to MKKIKLFCDSSVNPQSKIGIAAFLYYEDDFKSESKIYTKQFEDTSSTKLELQTFLWAVKELVDFNNFEVYTDCQNIFSLLNRREKLEKNNYKTSTNKEVKNQILYKEFYEVIDKNKCEFIKVKGHKKSSEKDDIDKIFSRVDKASRRALREYLNIASME from the coding sequence ATGAAAAAAATAAAACTATTTTGTGACTCAAGTGTAAACCCCCAAAGTAAGATAGGTATAGCTGCTTTTTTATACTATGAAGATGACTTTAAAAGTGAATCAAAAATTTATACAAAACAATTCGAAGATACATCCTCTACTAAATTAGAATTACAAACATTTTTATGGGCTGTAAAAGAATTAGTTGACTTTAATAATTTTGAAGTATATACAGATTGTCAAAATATCTTTAGCTTATTAAATAGAAGAGAGAAATTAGAAAAAAACAATTATAAAACAAGTACAAATAAAGAAGTAAAAAATCAGATTCTATATAAAGAGTTCTATGAAGTAATAGATAAGAATAAGTGTGAATTTATCAAAGTAAAAGGTCATAAAAAATCTAGCGAAAAAGATGATATCGATAAAATCTTCTCAAGAGTAGATAAGGCTTCACGAAGAGCTTTACGAGAGTATTTAAATATAGCAAGTATGGAGTAG
- a CDS encoding multiheme c-type cytochrome — protein sequence MKAFLFILFILVNSYAQEFVKSNTCKGCHPTIYAEFYNSSHRKASTFEDKIHNAVWNLHPLKEKGTYSCAKCHTPTDLKLLNKLKEKKEALPVKNEVQTQEAISCAYCHSIKDIKKHSKMNENIVTLKDKVFYSANENNRDLKNKEFKDEITLFGMMKKKSGSPFHKIDYSNKNFYTGKMCMGCHSHLQNDNNFDLCRVDEKGAQDEETNCITCHMPKVKGSSTSIKITDTHRFHGFAGASKNQDLLAKYIKIKFKQKKEFFEISIKNEASHNLFLQPLRLAVLKVNVLRDTKTIKQENKTFARIIGKDGKPTMPWLANSEIKNNMIKANERRVIKYDFKLQENDKVEVVFGYFKVNPKMLKKLKLENDEESTKFNILKSEFFHSK from the coding sequence ATGAAAGCTTTTTTATTTATACTTTTTATCTTAGTAAACTCTTATGCTCAAGAGTTTGTAAAAAGTAATACATGTAAAGGGTGTCACCCTACTATTTACGCAGAGTTTTATAATTCATCACACAGAAAAGCTTCTACATTTGAAGATAAGATTCATAATGCTGTTTGGAATTTACATCCTTTAAAAGAAAAAGGTACTTATTCATGTGCAAAATGTCATACCCCAACAGATTTAAAATTATTAAATAAGTTAAAAGAAAAAAAAGAAGCACTTCCTGTTAAAAATGAAGTACAAACACAAGAAGCAATTTCATGTGCTTATTGTCATAGTATTAAAGACATAAAAAAACATAGCAAGATGAATGAAAATATCGTAACTTTAAAAGATAAGGTATTTTATTCAGCAAATGAAAATAATAGAGATTTAAAAAATAAAGAGTTCAAAGATGAAATTACTCTTTTTGGAATGATGAAGAAAAAATCTGGTTCACCATTCCATAAAATTGATTACTCAAATAAAAACTTCTATACTGGAAAAATGTGTATGGGTTGTCACTCTCATTTACAAAATGACAATAACTTTGATTTATGTAGAGTTGATGAAAAAGGAGCACAAGATGAAGAAACAAATTGTATTACTTGTCATATGCCAAAAGTTAAAGGTAGCTCAACTAGTATAAAAATTACTGATACACATAGATTCCATGGTTTTGCAGGTGCTTCAAAGAATCAAGATTTATTGGCTAAATATATAAAAATCAAGTTTAAACAGAAAAAAGAGTTCTTTGAAATATCAATTAAAAATGAAGCTAGTCATAATCTGTTTTTACAACCATTAAGACTTGCAGTTTTAAAAGTTAATGTTTTAAGAGATACAAAAACTATCAAACAAGAAAATAAAACTTTTGCAAGAATCATAGGAAAAGATGGCAAACCCACTATGCCTTGGTTAGCTAATAGTGAAATTAAAAATAATATGATAAAAGCAAATGAAAGAAGAGTTATTAAATATGATTTTAAACTTCAAGAGAATGATAAAGTAGAAGTAGTATTTGGATATTTCAAAGTTAATCCAAAAATGTTAAAAAAACTAAAACTTGAAAATGATGAAGAGAGTACAAAGTTTAATATCTTAAAAAGTGAATTCTTTCACTCAAAATAA
- a CDS encoding 4Fe-4S dicluster domain-containing protein encodes MAEKLKLDRREFIQKSTLGILGLLTASGVALAPHLNAQESRLRPPGAQNEKDFLSLCIKCGQCAQVCPYHSIELADIFKGHGIGTPYIDSLQRACYLCTALPCVLACPTDALSHDTEKPEDVKMGIAVFKFSNKCIGVSTEEVTREDIDRIYTHPHTNKLENEVLEKLEEYEDKQCTICADMCPYPNSILAIEMVDDNSNNGKKPKINSSCVGCGVCAELCPSAAIVIEPRLSYEDYYKKGKRNN; translated from the coding sequence ATGGCAGAAAAACTAAAATTAGATAGAAGAGAATTTATCCAAAAATCCACTTTAGGAATTTTGGGTTTATTAACAGCATCAGGGGTGGCACTAGCCCCACACTTGAATGCTCAGGAAAGTAGATTAAGACCTCCTGGGGCACAAAATGAAAAGGACTTTTTATCTTTGTGTATTAAGTGTGGGCAATGTGCCCAAGTTTGTCCTTATCATAGTATAGAACTAGCTGATATCTTTAAAGGACATGGAATTGGAACACCATATATTGATTCACTACAAAGAGCTTGTTATTTATGTACAGCACTTCCATGTGTATTAGCATGTCCAACAGATGCACTAAGTCACGATACAGAGAAACCAGAAGATGTAAAAATGGGTATTGCAGTATTTAAATTCTCAAACAAATGTATTGGAGTTAGTACTGAAGAAGTTACAAGAGAGGATATAGATAGGATTTATACTCATCCTCATACTAATAAACTAGAAAATGAAGTATTAGAAAAACTAGAAGAGTATGAAGATAAGCAGTGTACAATTTGTGCAGATATGTGTCCTTATCCAAACTCTATATTAGCTATTGAAATGGTAGATGATAACTCAAACAATGGTAAAAAACCAAAAATTAACTCTTCATGTGTAGGCTGTGGTGTTTGTGCTGAGTTATGTCCCTCTGCTGCTATTGTAATTGAGCCAAGACTTTCATACGAGGATTATTATAAAAAAGGGAAAAGAAACAATTAA
- the sfsA gene encoding DNA/RNA nuclease SfsA produces the protein MNFPELIHGKLIKRYKRFLADIILDDGQEITAHVPNTGAMTSCIEENCSVWVSFHDNPKRKLKYTLELTQMNEQLICTNTGVANKIAIEAVKNEHIKELLDFKNIKPEQKYGQNSRIDILLSNDEDEKKCYVEVKSVSLRIEDELAFPDSVTERGTKHLEELMNIVQEGHRAVMLYVIQRTDDAKFRIANEIDPKYYETFKKAIENGVEILVYQSDINLESISIQKNHNFKI, from the coding sequence ATGAACTTTCCAGAGTTAATACACGGAAAATTAATAAAAAGATACAAACGTTTTTTAGCAGATATTATTTTAGATGATGGACAAGAAATTACAGCACATGTACCAAATACAGGTGCGATGACTTCTTGTATTGAAGAGAATTGTTCAGTTTGGGTGAGTTTTCATGATAATCCAAAAAGAAAACTAAAATATACTCTAGAGTTAACACAAATGAACGAGCAGCTTATTTGTACAAATACAGGAGTAGCTAATAAAATAGCTATTGAAGCTGTTAAAAATGAACATATAAAAGAACTGCTAGATTTTAAAAATATAAAACCAGAACAAAAATATGGACAAAATAGTCGAATTGATATTTTATTATCAAACGATGAAGATGAAAAGAAGTGTTATGTTGAAGTTAAAAGTGTGAGTTTAAGAATTGAAGATGAACTTGCTTTTCCAGATTCAGTAACAGAAAGAGGAACTAAACATTTAGAAGAGCTAATGAATATTGTTCAAGAAGGACATAGAGCAGTAATGCTTTATGTAATCCAAAGAACAGATGATGCAAAATTTAGAATTGCCAATGAAATTGATCCTAAATATTATGAAACATTCAAAAAAGCTATAGAAAATGGTGTTGAGATTTTGGTATATCAATCAGATATAAACCTAGAGAGTATAAGTATACAAAAGAATCATAACTTTAAGATATAA
- a CDS encoding YgaP family membrane protein — translation MNTFDKIRAFCRPFRIVLGLVLIAVGFFLSNPWFYLGVIPLIAGLADFCPLCLITKKCTIKEKK, via the coding sequence ATGAATACATTTGATAAGATAAGAGCTTTTTGTAGACCATTTAGAATTGTTTTAGGATTAGTATTAATTGCAGTTGGATTTTTCTTAAGTAATCCATGGTTTTATTTAGGTGTAATTCCATTAATTGCAGGACTTGCAGATTTTTGTCCTTTATGTCTGATTACAAAAAAGTGTACCATTAAAGAAAAAAAATAA
- a CDS encoding LysE family translocator, with amino-acid sequence MSSSFFSSWFFVMFPLVISPGPANIVFAASGLNNGIKKSLPLLVGVDLVMLIKSIIIGFGLGKIIEDNPILLNTLQLFGALYLFFLAFKFLRNTISSNIKEEKNLGFLEGVMIQIFNVKGWILITLMFSLFSSSDILESNTMMILLLIGMLSILNITCHLIWIIFSTYIFKLFLKNRKVQNVLFSISLFIVGFMFILDNELFKRLEIF; translated from the coding sequence ATGTCAAGTAGTTTTTTCTCATCATGGTTTTTTGTAATGTTTCCTTTAGTGATAAGTCCAGGACCTGCTAATATTGTCTTTGCAGCATCTGGATTAAATAATGGAATTAAAAAATCCTTACCTTTATTGGTAGGTGTTGATTTAGTTATGCTTATAAAATCAATTATAATAGGTTTTGGTTTGGGCAAAATTATTGAAGATAATCCTATATTATTAAATACTCTTCAATTATTTGGGGCTTTATATCTATTTTTTTTAGCATTTAAATTTCTAAGAAATACTATATCTTCAAATATAAAAGAAGAGAAAAATTTAGGATTTTTAGAGGGTGTAATGATTCAAATATTTAATGTAAAAGGTTGGATATTAATAACATTGATGTTTTCATTATTTTCTTCTAGTGATATTTTAGAGAGTAATACTATGATGATTTTATTGTTAATAGGAATGTTGTCAATTTTAAATATAACTTGTCATCTAATTTGGATTATATTTAGTACATATATATTCAAATTATTTCTAAAAAATAGAAAAGTTCAGAATGTTTTATTTAGTATTTCTCTTTTTATTGTAGGTTTTATGTTTATATTAGATAATGAATTATTTAAAAGGTTAGAGATTTTCTAA
- a CDS encoding AraC family transcriptional regulator, which translates to MSEYAKIWKNKEYNNIELLSASFKKFSYSKHWHDEYAIGLIQKGVEGLDFNGSKIHIPQNNIVAINPGEVHTGFSGSKHGWTYRMFYLDTQLIKEVLSEQNIHTLPSLTNPKLDDSLLFNSLLQLHISLEEEQFTLKRDSLLISSITSLFSKYSNIKFHSPKKYKDFAINNRIKDYLFDNYKENITLDELSILVKRDKYQIIRNFKVQFGITPHQFLILLKIKKSKEHLEKGLDITNTALECGFFDQSHMSRNFKSIYGLTPGLYQNSLFS; encoded by the coding sequence ATGTCTGAGTACGCAAAAATCTGGAAAAATAAAGAATACAACAATATTGAGCTATTGAGCGCTTCTTTCAAAAAATTCTCGTACTCAAAACATTGGCATGATGAATATGCTATAGGTCTTATACAAAAAGGTGTAGAAGGACTTGATTTTAATGGTTCCAAAATACATATACCTCAAAATAATATAGTTGCTATAAACCCAGGAGAAGTACATACAGGTTTTTCAGGTTCTAAACATGGATGGACTTATAGAATGTTTTATTTAGATACTCAACTAATAAAGGAAGTACTATCTGAACAAAATATACATACTCTACCATCTCTTACAAATCCAAAACTTGATGATAGTTTATTATTTAACTCTCTTTTACAATTACATATTTCTCTAGAAGAAGAGCAGTTCACTTTAAAACGCGACTCTTTACTAATAAGTTCAATAACAAGTCTTTTTTCAAAATATAGTAATATAAAGTTTCACTCTCCCAAAAAATATAAAGATTTTGCTATTAATAATAGAATTAAAGACTACTTATTTGATAATTACAAAGAGAATATTACTTTGGATGAATTAAGTATATTAGTAAAAAGAGATAAGTATCAAATTATTAGAAACTTCAAAGTTCAGTTTGGTATAACTCCTCATCAATTTTTGATATTACTTAAAATTAAAAAATCAAAAGAGCATTTAGAGAAAGGCTTAGACATTACTAATACTGCCTTAGAATGTGGGTTTTTTGATCAAAGTCACATGAGTAGAAATTTTAAATCTATTTATGGATTAACTCCTGGTTTATATCAAAACTCTTTATTTTCATAA